Proteins from a single region of Cytophagaceae bacterium:
- a CDS encoding MATE family efflux transporter produces MKIFKLILEALKGDESTDYTGISINRALVLLAIPMVIEMLFESLFALADAFFVAKYVGVNGMATVGLTESVLTIIYSLAWGISTAATAIIARKIGEKNPEGASKSLMQIINISGLIGIVLAVFGFIFSEDILRLMGGSEELIKDGLGYTQIQFLSSPIIILLFSLGGALRGAGNASKAMNVMIVANIINIVIDFILIPVIGLGVEAAAIATFIGRTTGVVLQFRFLFSNKHQLKLNFQKWHFDFGIITEILKLSAGGAGQFIIQSASWVFLIRILSDFGSEVVAGYTIAIRIIVFTILPSWGLANAASTLVGQNLGAGKPERASTSAWRAGFFNMVFLGIVAIFFFIFAQPLVSTFNSNQNVVDTGVNALKILCAGYVFFGFGMVMAQAINGSGDTITPTVLNVICFWLIEIPLAYYLAKTANWGQSGVFWSIVIAESILAVMAIIYFSTGRWKKNKISV; encoded by the coding sequence ATGAAGATATTTAAACTCATTCTTGAAGCCTTAAAAGGCGACGAATCAACTGACTATACGGGCATTTCGATAAACCGGGCTCTGGTACTTTTGGCCATCCCGATGGTGATTGAGATGCTTTTTGAGTCACTTTTTGCCCTGGCCGATGCTTTTTTTGTGGCAAAATACGTGGGGGTCAACGGTATGGCCACCGTCGGCCTTACGGAGTCGGTGCTGACCATCATCTATTCACTGGCCTGGGGAATCAGTACGGCAGCTACGGCCATCATCGCCCGCAAGATAGGTGAAAAGAACCCCGAAGGTGCCTCAAAATCTTTGATGCAAATCATCAATATTTCGGGTTTGATAGGAATAGTACTGGCGGTTTTTGGTTTTATTTTCTCCGAAGATATCCTCAGATTGATGGGTGGCTCTGAGGAATTGATCAAAGATGGACTCGGCTATACCCAGATCCAGTTTTTGAGTAGTCCGATTATTATCCTGCTGTTTTCGTTGGGAGGTGCACTTCGTGGTGCAGGAAATGCCTCCAAAGCCATGAATGTGATGATAGTGGCTAACATTATAAATATCGTCATCGATTTCATTTTGATTCCGGTCATAGGTCTGGGAGTTGAAGCTGCTGCCATTGCAACATTTATAGGCAGAACTACAGGAGTGGTTTTACAATTCAGGTTCCTGTTTTCAAATAAACACCAGCTTAAACTCAATTTCCAGAAATGGCATTTTGATTTTGGAATCATTACCGAAATCTTGAAACTATCAGCCGGTGGAGCCGGACAATTCATAATTCAGTCGGCCAGTTGGGTGTTTTTGATAAGGATTCTTTCCGACTTTGGCTCAGAGGTGGTTGCAGGGTACACCATTGCTATCCGTATCATTGTATTTACGATTCTACCCTCCTGGGGTCTTGCCAATGCGGCCTCAACACTTGTTGGGCAAAACCTGGGTGCAGGTAAGCCGGAAAGGGCCTCCACTTCCGCATGGCGGGCAGGATTTTTCAATATGGTATTTTTGGGTATCGTTGCCATATTCTTCTTTATATTTGCTCAACCCCTGGTTTCGACCTTTAATTCAAACCAAAACGTAGTTGACACAGGCGTAAATGCCCTCAAAATCCTTTGTGCAGGTTATGTATTCTTCGGTTTCGGGATGGTAATGGCACAAGCCATCAATGGCTCGGGCGACACGATCACTCCTACTGTGTTAAATGTCATTTGTTTCTGGTTAATTGAGATTCCTCTGGCATATTATCTGGCCAAAACAGCCAATTGGGGACAGTCCGGCGTATTTTGGTCTATTGTGATTGCAGAATCTATTTTGGCAGTGATGGCAATAATCTATTTTAGTACCGGTCGCTGGAAAAAGAACAAGATATCGGTTTAG